In the genome of Methylomagnum ishizawai, the window GGATATCGATTTGCTGCTCTACGGCGATGTGGTGATGGAAGAAGGCAAGTTGAAGCTACCCCGCGGGGATATCCTGCGCCATGCCTTCGTGCTGGAACCCTTGGCGGAAATCGCCCCGGACCACCGGCATCCGGTCGATGGCCGCCGCTATGCCGAACTGTGGGCGGCGTTCGACAAGGCCGGATTGGTTCGGACCCGGCTCCCGGCCCCCTGGTGCAAGGAATAGCGGGCGTTATAGGACCGCGCCGGGCGCGAACTGCGCGAACCACTGGCCCGCGCCCGCAGGCGTTTCGGCATCGTAATACAAAGACATCAGCCGAAGCCGCCCAGCCTTCCCCAATTCCGGTCCCGGCAACAAGCCATGGAAGCCCAGACCGCCCAGCAGTTGATGGGTGGTGGTGAGGAACAAGCGCGACAGGCAACCATCCCGCACCATGGTTTCCAACATCCGCGGCCCGGCGACGAGATACGGGGTACGATAGCCCAGACCGCCCAATTGGCGGGTCAGGGCACCGCCTTCCACCGTCTTCCCCGCGCCCGCGACCAGCACTTCGTAGCCTCGATCCCGCCAATACGCGACCTTGCCCGGATCGGCCTGGGTGCCGGTGGCGATATAACAGGTCTGGCCGTGGGCGCGGAGCGATGGCGGCAGCGGGAAATCCAGGCTGGCGCTGGCGACCACCACGGCGGGCTGCGGCGGCAAGCCCTGGGCCTCGCGCCAAGCGGGCAGATCGTGCCCGGCTTCGTGCGCCCCGACTTGCAGGATGTTTCCCAGCCGCCCCGCCGCCAGCGCCCGCAAATAGCCGCCATGGGTGACAAGGCAATCGGCCTGGGCGTGCAATTCCAGGAACAGCCGGAAATCGTTGGGCGAGGTCAGGCGCTTGGGCAGATAGGTCTTGCCCCCGGCGTCTTCCAGGGCGATGCGGCCATCCAGGCTGCTGACGAAATTGGCGTAGACGAAGGGAGCCGCCGGACTGCCCAGCCGGTGCAGGCCGAGACCGAGATACAACCCTTCCAAGCCGACGGTGGCGGAACGCGGCGGGAAAAGACCTAGCAGTTGGGGAAACCGGGGCATGGGGAAATCTCCGGGACCGGGGTGGTTCAATGTCCCCCTCCCTCGCGGATGACGTGATAAAACCGGACTTGTCGCAAAACTCGATCCTTAGCTTGAGGTTATCATTGATTGGCCCCGGACGGCTTCGATCCGGGGAAAACCGCCGAGCGGACAGGCACCAGCGGGCATGGAATCCCAATCTTCCCACGAACGCCCCGGATTAGCCCATGCCATTGGCGGACCCGCCCGAACCCCTGTACCTGCTCGCAGCCTGCCCGGACTGGAACCCACCCCATCCGCCCGGCTTCAAATGCCTGGACCGGACCCTGGGAACCCACCCCTTGGCATGGATACTCGCCACCCGGCCCGCCGGGCTGGTGCTGGACGGCGACGCGCCGGAATCCGAGGGGCTGGAACTGCTGGCCGCGATCCGGCACCGCCCGGAACTCGACGCGACCCGCTTGTTCCTGCTGTCACGCTCCCCCGCGACCCGCGCCACGGCCTACGCTCTCGGGGCCGACGAATGCTTGCCAAAGCCCTGTACGCCGGAACAACTGACCGAAGCGTTCCACCAACACGGGCGTTTCGAGTTGACCTTCTGGGGAGTGCGCGGCACCCTGCCCATCCCCGGTCCCAAGACCCTGAAATATGGCGGCAACACCTCCTGCGTCGGCCTCCGCATCGGCGGGCACCGCCGCTTCGTATTCGACGCCGGCACGGGACTGCGGATGTTGTCCAACCACCTGATGGGCACCGACGGGGGCCGCTTCGACGGGCGGATTTTCATTTCCCACCCGCATTGGGACCATTTCAACAGCCTGCCGTTTTTCCAGCCGCTGTATTTTCCCGGCAACCATATCGTCCTGCACGGCCCGCCCCAGGGCGAGCGCAGCCTCCGGGATTTGATCGACGACCAGATGGACGGGATTTTCTTCCCGATCACGGTCGGGGCGTTCCAGGCCGAGGTGGAATACCTGGACCTGTGGGAAGGGGTGCATCGCTTCGACGGAGTGCGGGTCGAGGCCAAACGCCTATGCCATCCGGGGCATTGCCTCGCCTATCGGGTCGATTATCAAGGCCGCTCGGTCGCCTATGTGACCGACAACGAGTTGGGCGCGCGTGGCCCGGACGATACCTCGCTACGGGAATTGATCGGCTTCCTGGACGGCGTCGATGTGCTGATCCACGATTGCACCTATTTCGACGACGAATACCCCAAGCGGGTGAATTGGGGCCATTCCAGCATCGGACAGGCCAGCCGCTTGGCCCACGCGGCCGGTGTCCGCTATTTCTACCTGTTCCACCACGACCCCGACCACAGCGACGCCGATATCGAGCGGAAGCTGGCGCTGGCCGAGCGGCACCTACACGGCCTGGGCTCCAGCACCCGCTGCCGCATCGCGGGCGAGGGCGATAGCCTGCGGATCGACCGCTTGGCCTGAAGCTTGGGGCGCTAATGCCCGCGGACCGGCTCCGGCGTCGCGGGCGGGGACCGCTCCGCCGCCGCCGGACACTCGCCCCGGAAATAAGCCCAGGCCTCGCAACGCCGTCCGCTGTCCGGCTCGACGCAGATCGTGCCGGTCGGGACGCCGTGGGTCAGGATGGGTTCGGTACGCCAACCGTCGGCGGCGCATTTGACATCGGCGGGATTGGCCAATCGCGCCCTCGCGGGCGGCTCCTGGGAAACCGCCGTTCCTCCACAGGCGCTCAGCAGCAAAGCCAGCAGCGCGCCCCATCGCATTCCCCGTCGCATAGGAACCTCCTCGATGGCCCACGCCTAGGGCATGGGCTTGGCCTGGGTGATCGGGAAAATGGCCGCGTTCGCGGCCCGTATCCGTTTGCTGTAGGTCTTTTCAGCCTTGGGAACGGACGCGGTGCCGATGTTCAAGCCCTCGTCGATGAATTCCATGGTCCGTTGCCCGCCCGAGGTCTGGCCGATACGCACTTTGCGTAGCTGCGCGACCTGGCCCGGTAGCCGCTTGCCGTTATAGGCGGCTTGCCCATTCTGGAAAGCCTGGGTGGCCGTCCCCGTGGACGCAGTGGCGGACAGGGCACCGCTGGCGGCCTGCGCCTGGGTTGCCGGTTTCGCGCTGGCGAACCAATCGGTGGGCAGATAGGCATAATCCCAATAATAGGAAAGATTATCCTCGTCCGATTCCTGCACCACGTTCTCCTCGTCCACCGACAAAGCCACGTAATAAATCCCCGCCTGAATCTTGTTGGAATTCTCGTCGTAGTTCACATTGAACGGCAAGGGCGGCGGGTTGGAAAAATCATCGCGGGAAACCGCCTGGTTCGGAGCCAAGTCCTGGCCAATCGTATCGCTCGCCACCACCCAATAACCGCCGGAGAAATCGATCAACTCCAGCTTGACCGTCCAACCGCCCGGCGCGGTCTGGGCACCGTAGTTGTAGATATCGTAGCTCAGGTAAGCCTCACCGGCGCTATCCCAATAGGTATACCAGTTATCGATATAAAGATCGGGCAAACCATTAGTCAGAGGGACGGCACTTTCACCGACGGAAACATTATTATCCTCGTTGGTTTCCGGTATCTCGTTGAGATCGTCCACCAAGAGGGCCAGATAATAATCGCCGGGTTCGATACGGGTGGGAAGCTGGAATTCGATACCATTGCCCTCGGCGATTTTGCGGTAGGCGCTTTCGCCGGTTTTGAGATCGAAGGGGATGGGCTCGTAGACCAGATAGAGATCGCTGGCGTTGATGACGCGGTCCTTGGACAGCATCAGGCTGACATTGGCCGCGCCTTCCGCCACCGTGGCCTGGCCGCCGTTCGAGACCTCCCATTCCAGTTGGCCGCTGCCGCCCAGGGTATAGCCCGTCACCTGCACATTCCAGCCATTGATCTGCAAATCGGCCAGCTCGCTGGCGGGCAGGGGCGGCACCGGATCGGGTGTCGGGGTAATATCGCCGTCGGGCGCGTCGTCCATCACCCACATTTGGAAAATGATGCCCTTATCGCGGATGAAGTCGTAAGGCATCCAGAAAAAGCCCTGATCACCCCAGCCCGTGCCCCAGGAATTGATGACTTTGATGGCCCCGCCATAGCGGTTGTTGTCGTAACCCACGGCGGTCACGGCGTGCAAGCCGTGCGGCCCGTTGTTGCTGCCGGCGTCGGAGTTGTAGACCGAATCCGTCCCTTGCAGATGGTAGAACTGGTCGTAGACCTTGATCCCCAACACCACCGGGCGGCGCTGGGCCAGCGCGGCTTTCAGACCTTGCAGGTCTTCCACCCGCTTGTAATCCAAACCCTTGAATTTCGGCCCTTCCTCCAACGCCGCCAGATCGGGCTGGGTCCAGTAATCCCGATCCGAATAAGGCATGGTGGCCAGCGTGGCCGCGCCCTTGCCCGCCGCCGGTCCCTGGCCGATCACCACATCCAGCGCGTCGTAAATCTGCGAGCCGTTGTCCTCGCCGCCGTTGATCTGGTTGTAGAGATAGGCCGGGCTGAACAAATGCGCGACCGTATCGAGCGACCAGCCCAATTCCACTTCTTCCTGATAGCTCTTCAAGGCATAGGCCACGGCCCAGGCCACGCAACTGCCTTGCTGACCCTGGTCGCCGGGCAGCGGGAAGCTGGGGCTGAGGTCCACCGAAGGCGGTTCGGTGGGCGCGGTACCGGTCGAGCCGTAGACATTGGTGGAAAGATGGGAGCTGTCGTAGCCGGAATAGGTCTTGCCGTCGAGGGTCTGCCCGCCGGTGCCCTTGTCGCCGTTGTCGGGCTGGACCAGGATTTGCACTTCGGCCTCGGGGCTGAACAACCGGCCATCGCTGACCCGGTAGGGCAATGTGAGGGTGCCTTGGAATCCGGCGGCGAAAGCGACATAGAGCAACCCGGTTTTGGAATCGACGTAGGCGCTGGTATAGCCGGTGCCCTGGGCGGGCGCGGTCAATTCATAGCTCAGGGTGTCGTTGTCGGGATCACTGCCCGAGAGTTGCAATTGCAGATAGGGCACCGCCGAGTCGGCGGTCTGGCTCAGGGCGTGGGCGGTGGGGGCGCGGTTGGCGGTGGCCACGACGACGCTGATATTGGCGCTGTTGTTGGCGGGGTTGGAATCGCGTTTGGCCGATTTCACGCTGGCGCTACTGTCCAGCCCGCCCTCGGCCTGCGGCGTCACCAGGATCGACCAGGCCGCGCTGGTGCCGGGCCGCAGCCGCTTGAGCTTGCAGGTGATACGGTGTTGGCGGCGGGCCTTGGGGCTGGCGAAGCGGCAACCGGGCGAAGCCGATCTGAACACCGCCCCGGCAGGCAAGGTATCGGTCAGCACCACGCCCAGGGCGGCTTTGGGACCGGGATTGGCGACGGTCAGCGCATAGGTCAGGTTTTCACCCACCGCGACCGGATTGGGGGTGGCCTCCAGGGTCAAGGCGAGGTCGGCACCCGTGGCCCCGCCGGGCAGCCAAGGCAGGGTCAACAGGGCCAGCAGCAAACGTGGGTTCATCGCTTTGTTCATCCTATCCTCCTTGGTTGTAAAAGCTTGATCCTAGCGATGCGCCCGGCCCTGGCGGACCGGGAAGGCGGAAACCCAAGCCGGTGGCGGGGCTTGCGGCAACCGGGTCGCGTTATCGTCTAGGACGGCGGCGCGACCCCGGAGACGAAATAGCGCGTCATGGCGTCGGCGTCGAACTGGTCGGCCAGGAAAAACGGCTCGCGCCCCCGATAGGCGCATAACCGGATCAACGCCTCGCGGCGGGCCGCGAACGCGGCCCGGAACCGCTCCCGGAGCGCCGGACGCATCAACAAACGCCGCCGCGCTCCGGTTTCCGGGTCTTCGATAGCCACCAGCCCGAATTGTGGCAGCCGCTGGTATTCGGCGCTATCCCACACCACCACCGGCACCACATCGTGCCGCACCAGCGCATCCAGCAGCCCTTCGGCCCAAGCCAGCGGGAAATGGAAATCCGAGACCAAAAACACCAGCGCCCGCCGTTTGCCCAGGTGCGGCGCGGCTTCCAACAATCCCCCGGCGGAACGACCCGTCGGCGTGAAATCCTTCAGCCGGGCTTCGAGTTCCGGCCCCGCGCCCTTGTGGAAGCGGCAGGGCAGGCACAGTTCCCAGCGGATACCCTCGTCGCAACCGATGAACCCGAACCCATCGCCGCTCCGGTAGGCGGAATAGGCGCAAGCGGCAGCGAACCGGGCGAGCAGATCGAGCTTGGCGGCGCTACCCCGGAACCCCATCGAGGCGGAAAGATCGGCCAGTACATAAACCGGAATGGAACAGCGCTGACGGAAAGTGCGGGTCAATAATTGCCCGAACGGATCGCGCAGGCTGGCGCGGAAATCGAGATGGCGCGGATCGGGATGGGCCAGGAACGGCGCATGGCCCGCGAATTCGTGGCCGCCGCCGAAACGGGCACCGACATGGCCGCCCGGATGCAAGCCCGCCGTGCGCCAACCGACGGCATAATGGAATTCCGGGATCACGGCGCGGCCACCCGGCCCAGGATGCCCGCCATCAATTCGCCGATCACGGCCTCGCGGCGCAGTTCGTAGACCGGGGCGAGGAACACCCGGTGCGCCGTGGTCTCGACGAACACCCGCTGGATATCCTCCGGCAGCAGATAATCGCGCCCGTCCAGCCAAGCCGCCACCCGCGCCGCCCGCATCATCATGCTCATGCCGCGGGGACTGGCCCCGGCCAGGATCAATTGGTCCATCTGCACACCGTCCAGCCTCACGCCGTAATCCTGGGGCTTGCGGGTGGCCTGCCAGAGATCGAGCGCGTAGCGTTGCAGGGTCGGGCTGGCCTGGATGCCGTTCTGGATGGCGCGGGCGATATCGGGAATCTCGCGGTGGGCCAGGACGCCGGGCCGGACGTTCTCGATCAGCCGGTCCACATCGTGGAACCGCGGCTCGAACATCAGGGCCAGCCGCAGATCGGGATCGTCCGGCGTCTCGATATGCAGTTCCATCATGAAGCGGTCGCGGGCCGCCGAGGGCATCTCGAAGGTTTCCTCCTTCTCCACCCGGTTGCGGTCGGCGAACACCTGGAGATAGGGAAACACCTGCTCGCGGTTGAAAGCCGTGACGCTACGCTCCGCCATCACCCGCAACAACAGCGAATGCACCTGGGGCCGGGCGCGGTTGACCTCGTTGAAGAAGAACACCGACAGGCTTTCCCCGTGCTTGAGGATGGGGCCGGGATCGACCCTGGGCTTGCCTTGCTCGTCGATATAGGTGTGGTAGACCAGATCGTTGGGCATCAGGTCGATGGTGCCCTCGATGCGCTCGTAAACCCCGCCCAAACCCCGCGCCACCGCCCGCAGCAAGGTGGTCTTCCCCACCCCGACATCGCCTTCCAGCATCACATGGCCGCGGGCGAAGACCGCGACGGTGATCTGGCGCACGGCGTGGTCGAGTCCCACCACGGCCTTATGGATTTCGCGCTCGAACGCCAGGGCGCGGTCGCGCCATTCGGCGAGCAGGCGGTCTTTGTCGAAGCTGGGATTCGGATTCGGTTCGGCGGCTGGCATGGAGGCTATCGGCGGGTGGCGGTCGGGACGGATAGTTTAGCGCCCAACAACAAAAACCCCGCATCAGCGGGGTTTCGCGGGGTCCGGGCCGGAAGGCGGGCTTCAGGCTTTGGAGGCCGGGCTGGGAATCAGATCGTCGAAGCGCTTGACTTGGTCCTGGCCGAAGTAGATCAATTGCAGGCCGATATCGAGCAGCAATTGGTGCAGCTTGGTGAACTTGTAGATGCTGTACACCAGATAGCCCAGGGCCGCGATGCCAATCCCCCCGGCGACCGCCACCGGCAGGCCCAGTCCCTGGAACAGATGGATGATCTGGAACATGACATCCAAAGGCAGGACCAACAGCACGCCGAAATAGACCAGCATCATGAAGGTGAACATCACAAAAACGATGAACTTGAAGACCTTCGCCAGAATCGCTTCTGTTTTCATGGATAGATTTTCCTCTTATGGGTTCAATGCGATGGAGTCGGGAATTCTGGAATAGCGGCCAGCGGCGGGCGGAAACCTGTCCCCCGGAAAAACAAAAAGCCGTGGCGTTCCCGGCTTCCTGGATTGGGGCTATTCAAAACCGGGGCATTCTAGCACAAGGCATGTCCCCGGATGCCCGGAAGCCCCTGGGAAAAGACCGTTTCCCGCGATGAGCGATACGGGGGCCGGGGTGTTGCCGGACCTGAACGCCGACCCTGGGCCGGGACGGCGGAAGCCTGGGGATTTTGACCTAAAATGGCCGTTTCCCCGGACCCCAACCGACCTGGGTCCGCCGTGTCTCCCAACATCCAACACCCCCTCCTCCCATGACCGACCTTCAACGCATATTCGAACAATACCAACAGGGCACGCTCGATCTCGACGGTTTGCGGCGGGCCGTGGGCCTTTACGCGGAGCGCGGGGCGGAAGCCCGGAGCGCACTGGCCATCCGGTTGCACGCCGAATATTCGGCGGGGCGCTTGACGGCGTCCGCCTACTTCGCCTTGGAACCCTGGGCGCGCGGCGGCGCGGACCCGGCGGCACCGACGGTGGTGGTGGGCGACGCGCTGGACGAAGACCGCACCTTCGCGCTGGGTTTGGCCGAAGCCACCCTGGTGGTCGGCGGCCCGCCAGACGATGCGCCGACCCTGGTGGTCGGCGCTCCGGGAAACGATGACGCGACCCTGTTGGTTGCCGCCGCGGAACCGACCGTGGTGGTTGGTACCCGTCTGGACGACATGCCCTCCCCGGCCCACGCCGAGGCGGATAGCCCCCGGATCGCGCCCGATCCGGCGGGCGACGATCCAACCTGGGCGCTGCCCCTGGCCGAGGCCACGCTGGCGGTGGGGAACCCCGACGACGCCACGGCGGTGGCGGGTCATTCCGCCAGTCCCACGCCACCGCCAGCCCTCCCCAAGCACCGCACCGAAGCCACCTACGGCACCCAGGCCGCCACCCGCGCCCAACCCCACCCCACACCCCGCGCCGACCGGCCCTTGCAAATCGGCATGATGCTGAAAGAGCGCTTCGTGCTGGAAGAAGTGATCGGCGGCGGCGGCATGGGCACGGTGTTCAAGGCGCTGGATATGCGCAAAAGCGAAGCCCGCGACCGCGAACCCTATGTGGCGCTCAAGGTGCTGAACCCCGAATTCCGCGACAACCCCATCGCCTTGATCGCCTTGCAACGCGAGACCAAACGGGCGCAGACGCTATCCCATCCCAACATCATCAATGTGTTCGACTTCGACCGCGACGGCGGCCATGTCTTCATGTCGATGGAATATCTCGATGGCCGCCCACTCAACCAGATGATCCGGGAAACACCCGGCGGGATGCCGTTCAAACAGGCTTGGCCACTGATCCGGGCCATGGCCGACGCGCTGGGTTACGCCCATAGCAAGGACGTAGTGCATTCCGATTTCAAACCGGGCAATGTGTTCCTGGACAGCCATGGCGAGGTGCGGGTGTTGGATTTCGGCATCGCCTGCGCGGCGGGCCGGGTAGAGAAGGCGGGCGCGGACGCCACCATCTTCAACGCCCGCGACCTGGGGGCGCTGACCCCGGCCTATGCCAGTTTGGAGATGATCCAGCGCCAAGACCCCGATCCCCGCGACGATTTGTACGCCCTGGGCTGCGTCGCCTACGAATTGCTGACCGGGAAACATCCCTACGGCAAGCTGGCCGCCGACAAGGCCTTGGAATTGAACATACAGGCCAAGCCGGTGCCGGGGCTGAACCGCAAGCAATGGCGCGGCTTGCAGCGGGCCATCGCCTTGAAGCGGGAAGACCGGGTGGCTTCCGCCGCCGAGTTCATCAAGGATTTACAGGTACGCACGCCCGCGTTCTACGCCTTGTGGACGCTGGCCCTGGTGGCGGCGGGCAGCAGTGGGGCCAGTGTTTATTTCAGCCTGTTCGCGCCCCAGGAAACGCCCAAGGTGGCGGTCCAGCTCAGCGAGGACCAGCGCCAGCAAATCGCCGACCTGCTGGAATTGGCCGCCATCCATTACGAGGTCGGCTATCTGACCGCGCCGACCGGGAGCAATGCCCTCTGGGCCTATCAGGAGGTGTTGAAGATCGACCCCTACAACGGCGACGCCGTCAAGGGCTTGAGGAAGATCGCCGACGCCCAGGAACAGGCGGCGTGGCAGGCGTTCGAGCAGGGCAATAGCGCCGAGAGCTTGAAGAAGGTGGTGGATGGCCTGGAGGCGGTGCCGGACCATCCGGGGTTGGTGGCTTTGCGGAAGAAGTTGGAGCGGTGAGGGTCCGGTTGGAGACCATAGCGGGCGGCAAGGCCGGCGTTCCGGCCCCCGCCCGGACGGAGCCGCCTCCGGCGGGACAGGCCGGACGCGGCTTTGGGGTTTACCTCAAGCCCGGAACCTTGAAGCCGGTGATCTTGATCAGGTCGTCGGTCCCGAAACCGTCATATGCCGGCATATTGGTGTCGTCCGAGTGCTGGATGGACACGAAGGCGGTGGAGCCATCGCCGATGAAGATGAAGCCGGTGGGTTCGGCCTTGGTATCCTTCACGGACAGGATTTTGGCGCAACCATCGGTCTTGATGTCGCGGTCGGCACCGTCCGGCAAACAGGCGAAGATGTCGCCGTTGTCATGGTCTTCCACCACGTATAGGTTGCCGGTGCGCGGCTGGAAGTCCAGGTTGTCGAAGGAATTGAAATCGGTGTCGCCTTCGACGAAGCGGTTGACGACAGTGGTGCGGCCCGTGGTGTTGAGCGGGTTGCTGTCCACGGCGCAAACGACCTCGGAGTAGTTCTTGCCGCCTTCGTTGCCGGTATCGGTCCAACAAACGCGGACCGCGGCGGGCACGCTGGGATTGCTGTAACGGATATCCTGGTGCAGGTCTTCCGGGCGGTAATAGCCGGTGGCGCCCTTGGTATCGGCTTCGCCGCGGGCGTTGGCGGCGGCGACCTCGATCCAGCCGGCATTGCCGATTTCGCAACCCTGGCCGAACTGCGTCCCGGTGGTGCAGGAAACCTGCATGGCGTAGACCTTGCCATCGACCAGCGGGGAATCGTTCAGGTCGGCGATGTTGCCGACCACGCCACGCGGGGCGGTGGGGATGAACTTGAAGATCGCGCCGCCATCGACATCGGGGGCGGCGGTGCCCGGACGCAGTTCGTCGCCCGCGATGATCACGCCGGTCGGCAGCACAGCCAGGCCTTCCCAGGCCATGGTCGGCAGGGCGGTGCGTTTGACGATATTGCCGGCGGTCGGACCGGAGATGGTGCCAGCGGCGCGGTTGGTCACGGTGTTTTCGGTCGTGGCCAGCGGCTTGATGATTTCGTAGGCGCCGCCATCGTCGGTTTCCTCGGTGGCGAGGATGGTGCCCCACGGGGTGCGGCGGATACCGTCGCAGCCATCCATGCCGCGCAGCAGGGTATCGACCTGGCCGGTGATCAGGTTGATGCGTTGCACGGACGGGTTCATCTTGCCATTGGGCAGGGTTTCCAGATCGCTCTCGACACAGGTGATGAGGTGGCTCGGGGCCTTGTCGTTCGGCCAGAACGCCATCATGTCGGTATGGTTGGCGGCGTTGCGGGTGACATATTCGACGGTCAGGCCATCGGCCGCGGCGATCTGGTCGGCGGCGGACTGGCTTGGATTGCGGTAGCCCGTGCTAGGCGTGACCGGAGCGGTGGACGCCAGCGGCGCGTTGACACCGAACAGGGCCGGCGCACGGTTGGCCATCTGGGTCTCGACGTATTTGCCGAAATCGAAGGCGGAGGCCAGGTTGGGAAGCGCGACGCCCGAGGCCAGCGCGGCGGCGATGGCCACGCGAATGGTGATAGCTTTCATGAGGCAGCCTTTATTCTTTCAAAAATTAACGGACTAGAAGGAACGCCCTCCGTAGGGAAGGTCCAGCCCATGCTATTGCCCTGTCTTTACAGGCGGGCTGCGGTTTCGTTAAGAATCGGCAGCGGCGGTGTGCGCCGGGATGCCTTTGTGGCTTCGACCCCGCCCAGCCATGGAGACCGGGAACCGGCTTAATCGGGCGCGCCCCACCTGTCGCCCTGGCATGTCCCCGCTCCCCGGATTCAGCCCCCATTCATCCCAACCGGCGACAATGCCGCCCCAGACCTCACACATGCCGCTTGGGATAATCCAGCCAAGCCAACCGCCCCGCACCCGCCATCACATGCGCCCAGGACTCCACCCCGAATTCCACCGCCGCCATCCCGCAAGTGGGCAACTCGCCGATATCGCTCTGCGCGAGTTTGTCCACCAGCCGGGTGAATCCAGGGTTGTGGCCGATCAGGTAGACGCATTCCCAGGCATCGTCCAAGCCCCGGATGAGTTCCATCACCATCGCGGGTTCCGGCAAATACAGGCTGGGCCGGAAATCGATGGCTCCGGGATCGTAGCCCACCTGGGCGGCGATGAGTCGGGCGGTTTCGGTGGCGCGGACGGCGGGGCTGCTGAC includes:
- a CDS encoding RibD family protein; protein product: MPRFPQLLGLFPPRSATVGLEGLYLGLGLHRLGSPAAPFVYANFVSSLDGRIALEDAGGKTYLPKRLTSPNDFRLFLELHAQADCLVTHGGYLRALAAGRLGNILQVGAHEAGHDLPAWREAQGLPPQPAVVVASASLDFPLPPSLRAHGQTCYIATGTQADPGKVAYWRDRGYEVLVAGAGKTVEGGALTRQLGGLGYRTPYLVAGPRMLETMVRDGCLSRLFLTTTHQLLGGLGFHGLLPGPELGKAGRLRLMSLYYDAETPAGAGQWFAQFAPGAVL
- a CDS encoding MBL fold metallo-hydrolase — encoded protein: MPLADPPEPLYLLAACPDWNPPHPPGFKCLDRTLGTHPLAWILATRPAGLVLDGDAPESEGLELLAAIRHRPELDATRLFLLSRSPATRATAYALGADECLPKPCTPEQLTEAFHQHGRFELTFWGVRGTLPIPGPKTLKYGGNTSCVGLRIGGHRRFVFDAGTGLRMLSNHLMGTDGGRFDGRIFISHPHWDHFNSLPFFQPLYFPGNHIVLHGPPQGERSLRDLIDDQMDGIFFPITVGAFQAEVEYLDLWEGVHRFDGVRVEAKRLCHPGHCLAYRVDYQGRSVAYVTDNELGARGPDDTSLRELIGFLDGVDVLIHDCTYFDDEYPKRVNWGHSSIGQASRLAHAAGVRYFYLFHHDPDHSDADIERKLALAERHLHGLGSSTRCRIAGEGDSLRIDRLA
- a CDS encoding DUF333 domain-containing protein, with the protein product MRRGMRWGALLALLLSACGGTAVSQEPPARARLANPADVKCAADGWRTEPILTHGVPTGTICVEPDSGRRCEAWAYFRGECPAAAERSPPATPEPVRGH
- a CDS encoding CARDB domain-containing protein, which encodes MNKAMNPRLLLALLTLPWLPGGATGADLALTLEATPNPVAVGENLTYALTVANPGPKAALGVVLTDTLPAGAVFRSASPGCRFASPKARRQHRITCKLKRLRPGTSAAWSILVTPQAEGGLDSSASVKSAKRDSNPANNSANISVVVATANRAPTAHALSQTADSAVPYLQLQLSGSDPDNDTLSYELTAPAQGTGYTSAYVDSKTGLLYVAFAAGFQGTLTLPYRVSDGRLFSPEAEVQILVQPDNGDKGTGGQTLDGKTYSGYDSSHLSTNVYGSTGTAPTEPPSVDLSPSFPLPGDQGQQGSCVAWAVAYALKSYQEEVELGWSLDTVAHLFSPAYLYNQINGGEDNGSQIYDALDVVIGQGPAAGKGAATLATMPYSDRDYWTQPDLAALEEGPKFKGLDYKRVEDLQGLKAALAQRRPVVLGIKVYDQFYHLQGTDSVYNSDAGSNNGPHGLHAVTAVGYDNNRYGGAIKVINSWGTGWGDQGFFWMPYDFIRDKGIIFQMWVMDDAPDGDITPTPDPVPPLPASELADLQINGWNVQVTGYTLGGSGQLEWEVSNGGQATVAEGAANVSLMLSKDRVINASDLYLVYEPIPFDLKTGESAYRKIAEGNGIEFQLPTRIEPGDYYLALLVDDLNEIPETNEDNNVSVGESAVPLTNGLPDLYIDNWYTYWDSAGEAYLSYDIYNYGAQTAPGGWTVKLELIDFSGGYWVVASDTIGQDLAPNQAVSRDDFSNPPPLPFNVNYDENSNKIQAGIYYVALSVDEENVVQESDEDNLSYYWDYAYLPTDWFASAKPATQAQAASGALSATASTGTATQAFQNGQAAYNGKRLPGQVAQLRKVRIGQTSGGQRTMEFIDEGLNIGTASVPKAEKTYSKRIRAANAAIFPITQAKPMP
- a CDS encoding DUF58 domain-containing protein; translation: MIPEFHYAVGWRTAGLHPGGHVGARFGGGHEFAGHAPFLAHPDPRHLDFRASLRDPFGQLLTRTFRQRCSIPVYVLADLSASMGFRGSAAKLDLLARFAAACAYSAYRSGDGFGFIGCDEGIRWELCLPCRFHKGAGPELEARLKDFTPTGRSAGGLLEAAPHLGKRRALVFLVSDFHFPLAWAEGLLDALVRHDVVPVVVWDSAEYQRLPQFGLVAIEDPETGARRRLLMRPALRERFRAAFAARREALIRLCAYRGREPFFLADQFDADAMTRYFVSGVAPPS
- a CDS encoding AAA family ATPase, which translates into the protein MPAAEPNPNPSFDKDRLLAEWRDRALAFEREIHKAVVGLDHAVRQITVAVFARGHVMLEGDVGVGKTTLLRAVARGLGGVYERIEGTIDLMPNDLVYHTYIDEQGKPRVDPGPILKHGESLSVFFFNEVNRARPQVHSLLLRVMAERSVTAFNREQVFPYLQVFADRNRVEKEETFEMPSAARDRFMMELHIETPDDPDLRLALMFEPRFHDVDRLIENVRPGVLAHREIPDIARAIQNGIQASPTLQRYALDLWQATRKPQDYGVRLDGVQMDQLILAGASPRGMSMMMRAARVAAWLDGRDYLLPEDIQRVFVETTAHRVFLAPVYELRREAVIGELMAGILGRVAAP
- a CDS encoding serine/threonine protein kinase; the encoded protein is MTDLQRIFEQYQQGTLDLDGLRRAVGLYAERGAEARSALAIRLHAEYSAGRLTASAYFALEPWARGGADPAAPTVVVGDALDEDRTFALGLAEATLVVGGPPDDAPTLVVGAPGNDDATLLVAAAEPTVVVGTRLDDMPSPAHAEADSPRIAPDPAGDDPTWALPLAEATLAVGNPDDATAVAGHSASPTPPPALPKHRTEATYGTQAATRAQPHPTPRADRPLQIGMMLKERFVLEEVIGGGGMGTVFKALDMRKSEARDREPYVALKVLNPEFRDNPIALIALQRETKRAQTLSHPNIINVFDFDRDGGHVFMSMEYLDGRPLNQMIRETPGGMPFKQAWPLIRAMADALGYAHSKDVVHSDFKPGNVFLDSHGEVRVLDFGIACAAGRVEKAGADATIFNARDLGALTPAYASLEMIQRQDPDPRDDLYALGCVAYELLTGKHPYGKLAADKALELNIQAKPVPGLNRKQWRGLQRAIALKREDRVASAAEFIKDLQVRTPAFYALWTLALVAAGSSGASVYFSLFAPQETPKVAVQLSEDQRQQIADLLELAAIHYEVGYLTAPTGSNALWAYQEVLKIDPYNGDAVKGLRKIADAQEQAAWQAFEQGNSAESLKKVVDGLEAVPDHPGLVALRKKLER